CCTCATGCATGAAGAATTAGACCAACACGTTTCTCGGGAGGATTGAGCACATTGATTGGAGCCATGAAAATGGATAGAGGTTGCATGCAAGGGTTAAATGAAAAGGATGCAGACACAAGTACACTGGGGAATAGAAGAGCTCATGTAACAAGTTGCAGCCCCCAACAGTTGCACCATTCATAAGGTGGATGTGGGATTGTGGCATAAGGACTTAGAATCAAATGCTTAGGCAGAGTCTTGGTTGACTAGAACTAGGGCATCGAGTGTCTTACAAGTAAGTCATCTAGTGTGTGCTTGAATAGAGGTTTGCTTGGCCAAGTTGAGAGGGCTACCTGTTCAAGTTTTACCAAGCAACCTTGAGGGGGTGCATCTTGGAGATTTTTCTGAGTGCCTAGGCTCAAGATTATAGTACTGCTTGTTAACCACTGTCAATGTGGGGCAACCAACAATGTGGAGCACGAGGAGATGTGTGATGGCTCAACATGCCACATCAACACAAGGTTGATGTCTGGGTCCAAGGCACAATTGATATTTGGATAAATGTGCAATATAGTTGGCCtagattttttcaagaatactTTATAGGCTTCAAGATTTTTACAAGATATCTTCTGATTTGTATTTTCTTAGGCCATGTAGCTAGGAGGCGTGGATGGAACTGGATTAGGCAAGGTGCTGGTGTTGCATAGCATACTTGTGAATTCTGTATCATATTGGTTAGGATATCAGTCCATACCTGCAGTACCAGATGGTAATAGCCTGTCTTAAAGTGGTATGGGATGGTACTGGCCCACTGAGgcagaatatttttaataaatcattTTTGATAGTTTCTGTCATTTGATTTTGGTTAGGACAGTGGTTACCTAGATACTCAGTACTGTATCATACCAATAAATCCAATACCTTTCCTGGTACAATGTTGCCTACTAAGATATATTCAAGTAGGGGAGTAAATGAAAGAATACATTCATTGAACCACTCGTGAACAAGCTCAATTTTGGGTCATTTATGTCTATTAATTGGATAATTGAACGAAAGTGAACGAAATTTTGAAGTTCGTTTaataaataaaccaagtttgagCATAGATTAGCTCTGCTTGTTTATGTTCATGAACAAATTcgtatattgtttatatataagcTTGTTTGTGATTCgtttaaaacttgtttatagtttattaaataaaaatataataattaaaattatgttaaaaataagatatagaattttataatacaaaattaaaattatgtagGGTGACCTTGAGAAAACCCAATTATCAGTGGTGTATgtgaaatttaataaaaaatgctaATATCTCTTCCCTGTAACCAAACAGATGCCACAACCTAAACCCACAACCTAGCAGCAAATTTTTAATCCAAACACCACACCATCCAAACAATCAAAATCAATCTAAGTTTAATCCAAACAGCAGGCAAAATCAATTCAAACAACTTCTGCAAATTATCTTCATCTTCGAGAAaggtgtctctctctctctctctttctgacTCAAACTCTGCGatgtcatcttcatcttcatcttcagaGACCCTTCGTCATCTTTCTCTTTTAGTGTTTTCACCTTGACTCTGTTTTTTGGTCTTCATCTTCCTTGTTTTCAtctgtttcttttttcctttttttttcccctcttttTTTGTGCTCCATGCCAGGTCTGGGTTTGAAACTAGATTTGTTGGGTTCAACCATTGACCTGGGTTAGACTAGATCTGTGTTTGAATAAATCTTAGATTTAAGAAAGGTTTTGACGTATTTGTTGAGCTCGATTACATGCTCATTTTTTATTGAATCAATCCCAAACAATCTCATAGGGATCAGCTCTTAAATGAGCCAAGCTTGAGCACTTCAAAATGTAAATGAACCGAGCTCAAACAAGGCCAAAGCTCCATATTCAAGACAGTACTCAAGTACCAGCACTGTACCATAccaataataaattcaataccTTGTCCATTTCAGTATTTACAGCAATGTAGTAGAGAGGAACACAAGATATGAGACTATGaaatagttaaaaatattttcttccatCTTAATGCCTAAATTTGTTCTTAAACTGAATGCTCTCTTTCCCTTCCAACACCTTGGGAAAGAGTGAAGTATCATTATCAACTTTCTCGATGGATTAAGTTTATTGCCTATCTTataggggtgtcaaaaaatattcgaAAACCGGTAAATCGGACCAAACtgtgccttttggattggttctatAGTTCAAAGGTTAGGTTctagttctaaaaaattaagaaccgatatatttgatttggttactgattttttttttcaaatcgtGGTTCGAACCGAACCGGAACtgatataagtataatatcagtttcggttcggttcaaaccacggtttgaaaaaaaaaaatcagtaacaaaatcaaatatatcagttctttgttgttggttattgttatttatgaattcttttatttctaaacttttatgcgctattgctatactaaatggtcgatataatctcatttaataaggtagtctatgaattattttattctacttttacttcaagacttaaagcattaatgaagttatgggtttattttaattaacaaatttgtttgtaatttcatattttgcgaaaatatttagaagttaAATGTTAATCGGATAGAACCAAAACCGGTCTAGTGTGACAGATTGatcatggtttggttttatatatgtaatgattcggttacggttcttattttttcagaaCTATTAAAAATAGTTCGATTACTGGATTCTTATAGAATTGGGTCAATCCGAACTGTTGACACCCCTACTATCTTAGTCTTTCTTGTAGTCTCTTTCTTCTCATGATTGCAAAAAAAATGTAAAGGAACACGAACGCTTGGACAGCATTAAATTTTGTGTGGATGCACTTGATATCTAGAAACTGGAGTATTGTTAATAAATTGCTAGAATCGTTGCACCGTTTCTGCTTTGAATATGCTTATTTTGTGCACAAAAGACTTTACAATATCCCTTGCACTCAAGTACTCGTTAGTTTATTTTCCAAGTTTGCATACAAACTCGCCCCATGATTGCATTtccattctttcctttctgCTCTAACCAAGACTTTATACCATGAGTTCCGCTGACgtttgatatatttaatttctgttgtAGTCGAGTATTTTTCTTCAACCCTTAGAGAACTGTTgaaattcttttgaaaacatttggTATAGCAAATGTTGTTTTATGGCTGCAAATGATAGTACCGTGCAATTTTATACTCTCGACTATAAAGAAAGTTAACTTCATGGTACCTTTTGTGTGTGTGGAGCAGATAAGCTAAAAGATATGGGCAACTCCATTCTGGGACGATTTGGGATGAGCGTTGACAACTTCAAAGCTGTCAAAGATCCAAATACTGGTTCCTATTCAATTTCATTTCAACGCTAACTATGGCTGGTCGTCCCCATCTCACACATTCTTGTCATTACTCAAAAACACTATAGGGATGCCAACAATGGGGTATAGTTCGTAGTCATCTTGATGCAAATCTTGTCAGGCATTGGAAAACGGTAAAATGAATGCGGATGCCCTTGATGAGTTTCAGAGGGTGAAGTGCTTGTAACTGCACAAAGTATATTAGTAACTCCAGACTGGTTTTGGTGCTCTGCATGCATTGCTTACATGGTTAATGAACTGAGGAAATGCCTAGTTGTGTCCCATGAAATTCCTTAACTTTTGGTTCTTGTTTTTTTTCGACTGGTTTCCCTTCTTCCATTGATGCTATGTTTGGAACTAAGAGGATATgaatttcaaaaaagaaaaacgaacTTCATTCCCCAAATAGTCTTTATTCTATCTGAATTTGGTGGGGAGCTACATAACAGTGACTGGAAGTGGGAGTTAATTTTGGGCTCGGCTAAAACCAATCCCATCTCCATGGCAGCTGAACCAATGGTTTGTTCTTCCTTGTCAAGCGCGTAAAGCCCCCGCATTAGCATCTTCCAGCACCTGCTGTTTCTCGACTAGCATCACGTGGTGTTGCTCCAAATACTCTTTGCTATTCATCTCTGTTAACCTGCAAGACGCAATGCTTCTCAACATCATCCGTGACGacaatgtatgtatgtatgatcATCTGTGACGacaatgtatgtatgtatgtatgtatgtatgttaacAATTCTGCTGGATGGCATAAACCGATAGGAGAACACACGAGAAAGTTTCCATCTGCAACCCTTCAAGTTCTGGTGCGTCCATCAACAAAATGAACCCGGAAAACACCATACCTGCTAATAGTGCGTTCCTTTGCAAACCCTAACTCGTTGTCCACGCAAAGATCCAAATCATCGGTTCTCCTTGATCTTGAAGAGGTCCTCGGTGCAATCTTTTCGGCATCGGCGATTGTGACGATCCTTTCCAAAAGTTCGACAGGAGTCCCCTCAGCTGTACATAACAGTCTGGCTTTGTTTTCATACATCACCTGCAGCAAATGCAGTCGTAGAATAGGACACAAAAGAAGCATCAATTGCGTGTTAATTTCCCATACAAAATAGCAGTCACTAGGCCATCCTAGAGAGGCTGACTGGCTCGGGTACAGGTGTTTAAGTGTGGATATGAACGTTGAAGGGTTAGGTAGATCTCACTGACTCAGACAGAAAGGTTATCTGTTCAAGTcagtgaaaataatttttatgcaaaaaaggcaaagaaaaagcTGCGTACGGgtaactaataactaataaaaataatttgggatGAAAAGAACTAACATCAACTAGAGTAACAAACCGGTATGCTGCTGTCCTGTTGTGGACTCCGAAAATTGGCACTCCCTCAAGAGCCAGTGTATGAAAGCTCTCTGCTAGGAAGAAATAGCATTTGTCAATTTTGCAGGATGGTAACAGGACAAAATATGCAAAAGAAGTGATAGACGACAAATTTTGCAGGGATATGAGAGCCGAGAGGGCCCATCAAGGCAACAACTAGCAACTTCAGGAATGAAACCCATCTGAATTGGCAAGTCTCATACGACCACAAAAAAAACTTGTACTTAAACGTATTGAAAGGAACAAGTTACAGGTTCGGCAAATCAAAAACGTGTGTTCCCTCCTTGTGTTGTATCAAAACATCAAACGCATCACATAAGAACTATTCGACTTTATTCATGTTTACATTGAATTTAATGAATAAGGCTTCGTGCAAACTATTTGGTGCCCGGCAATGATTTTTAGGGTGGATAAGAATTTGAACAAGCTCAAACTAGAAATGACTTACTGAACAATCCAAAATAGTCAGCAGCACCAAGGGGTCTGTCACAGAGCTCTTCGAAAGGAAAATATGCACATCCATTAGCACCCAATGGAACCTGAAGAGGGAAAGGATATAAAAGATGTATAAAACAACTAAGTGAACTGCTTTCGCTGTGCATCAGTGAAGGGAAGGGGTTTACACCATGTACCTGCAGTGTCCTCCCCATAACAACTTCCACCTGCTGTGGGTGGGCTGTGTGTTCCCTTAGTAGCTCTTGAAACTTTTCCTTGAGAAGGCCAGATAACTCTTTTCCGACAAAGTAGTAACCTTGTTCAGCCTGCAGTTGAAGGGAAGAATTATTTATAAGAGGAACTAAAAGGAAATTGCAACTTtgtaattcaaaattcaaaaactagTCACAATGTTACCGATGTCATTTTACGGTAGTCTATTGATGATCCGATCTCATGAACTACACATCTTTCCTAGATCAAAGGAAATGTTCCGGGTtattaactaaataaaaaatgaagttaaagAAACAAATGAACAGTCCTTGAGGATTTTAAGTTTCTCATTAAGAGAAATCTGCAGGTCTAAACTACTTTCTTCTCTAGACGAACAAAAAGTTTTAGGAGGTAAAAATTCATGACCATCTTTGGCTTTTTATAACTTTGTGTTGCTCTCACCATACTTGATGTGTGCAAAGCGTTAATTGTGCTTCTACTCTTACAAATGCTCCAAACATCAAGAATACTATCGGGCATACCTTCAAAGTGGAAATGAATGGCAGAAAAAGATCTCTCTGCAATCCACCTTCATAAAGGTTGTCTGGAGCACGATTTGAAGTGGCAACAAGAATCTGTATTTGCAGACACacttaagttttattttttacattttgaacTACATAGAAGActtggaaaatagaaaatatagaaaGTTAAAACACTTACTATGCTGTTACTGAATAAATGTCCAAACAAACGGTTTAGTATCAATGCATCAGCAACATCAGTCACCTATCAAAGGCCAAAGAAATATAACTGAACAGGAGAGAACCCTGGGGTGTTTAAAAGAACTAGCAGGAGCAATccattttttcacaaaaaacaGTAACAGTGCTGCTCTTTCCAAGTAACATACCATAAATTCATCAAGGCATAATAAAATTGATTCATCGGCTATCTCTGCTGCAACAACTTCAAGGGGATCCTCCACACCCTGGTGCTTCTGCAATTATACACATTCAGCATGAAATATTTATTGCACTTCAGCACCAACACAACACTTGCTTTGACATGAAGTCATCGAGAACAACATGGAAAGTGGTCCAACAAAAAGATATTTCAACTAAATCTGGATGCTATCTTCAGTATAGAGAAATTCAACAACACTataccaagccttaatcccactaggcaGGGTCAGCACGATAGGAAAATGGACCAAAGGGttcatgaattttaattattttctttatgttATTAGACATATTTTATTGATCTAATGACTGTTAATAGAGACTGAGTTGAAAATGCCCCTTGaatactctttttcttttacaaataaaagttaaaacagTCCTTGACCTGATTAATAGTTCAATGAATTAGTTGATGGTGCACATGACCAGCCACAGACAAAACATTGCATGTTGTACCACTCTTACCCGCAATCGACTATGGACATCCAGCATGAAGTCATGAAAATGAATCCTCTTTTTCCTCCAGCTGCTGGGCCTGATAAAATGTCAACAACAATCAGACCGAAAACCAGTAGATGGTAATTGCTTTTTGTTCATGCTGGTATGCTACTTGCTTTTGAGGTTGGTATATAGGTTTCTCTGATTAAGTCAATGAGGTTATTACAAGGTAATTATAGTAAATTATTTCGAGCATCAAACTTACAACTCATTGAAAAACAAGTCCATCAGCATAGTTTTTCCTGTTCCTACTCCTCCATAGAGATAGAGTCCCTTCACAGGTGAGTACAAAGGCTGAGGAATCAAACGGGACCACAACCACCTCCTCCTGAAATGAAAGGTCCAGTGAATAATTAACGACATAGTAACAAATACCACTAAAAATGGAACAAAACCAGTTCATAAGATTAAGTAAAACTCAAAGCAAGGACACCATGAGACCTGCCTTACAAATAAGTGATGCAGTATGCTAGAGTCTGGAAGCCAAATAACCGTTTACCTGCTAGCTTTCTGAGAAGCAGCATATCGATCTAACCGGCATGCTTCAGCTGACTCAACAAGTTCATCATAAAGCCTCTGAAGCTCCCTTAAGGTGCCTACCTGCACTATCAGTATGTCCAAAGGACACAGGAAACCAAACAAAGAAGATAATAGACCCCTTTAACATTCTAATTTCTAAGCATCCTCTTCATAACAAGTCAGAAGTCCAATAACTAAAGTTGCATTCTTTTTGGGACTCAAAAGAAACATGTGTACTTCCATAACACTAATCCATTTCAATCAAAGTTGATAAACTTAACCATCTGGTGTTGGAGAAAATTTTGGTAGAGAGCAAGCTGCAAGTATCCAGTCATACTCATGAAAATAACATAGATTAAAGAAACATAACAAACTACTTAATTCTTCTTTTGAGAAATAGTAAACCAGCAAGGAGAGAAATGCACAGGATTCTCACTCACACCTGAGAATTATCCCCATCCACGAGTTCCCCTGCAGCAATTCTACGCTCATACTCAACCAGAGGCCCTGCTCTCCTTGCTTCTGCTACCGagtcaaatcaaatcaaagaaaCCAGAAAAAGATGCTAAAGATTATTCAGCTATAATGAAATGTACAGGATTCTCACCTCCATTGGTTAATTCAGAAGCATCAACAGACAGGGCTCTTGAGATCATATAAGAGGGATGTTCATATCTACCAATTTCAACATTGTACGTGAGTTTGTAAACAGACCCAACACTAGAAGATAACGAATAATTTCGGCTTCTTGCTAATCCACTTAAGATATTTTCTCCTCTGTTCCAAAAAGCCGATCGAAATTGTTGAACAGAGCGAACAATTGATCTCATACTCGATGAGAATGGACCAATCCAATGTGAAAAGGTTCAGGAGTGATCTACAAATCAAGCACCCACAACTCTGAAACAAACAGCCGtagagaattatattttagcACAATACTAGAAGCATATATTCTCAAGTACAAATAATGTCAACATTTTAAACCAACTTAAGAAAAGAATTCCTATACACTACCATCAGAGCGAGAACAACAAGGGGTAAACAAAATACCACAGATCAAACAGGagcaaaaaattgaaaaaataaaaacttagcTTCAAGTTAGCATAACCATAAAAATGAAGCCTTACCAGAAGAACCAAGACTATAAAGAACCCCAATTCGATCAACTATAGAACATCGATCGACTTTCCTTTTCTTACCCAACAAAAAACCAAATTACGTTcctcagaaaaagaaaaaaactaagtGAATAAATCTACAGCAATGCATGCAGGGAAGCACTCAAGAAATCAATGAACCCACCAGTATTTTCTCCGGCTCAGCAGAGAATATTCCAAAAACTGGAAAAACCCAAATGAATTGAGCCTCAAAGAGCAAGAAGCTACGATCTTGCACGGGTTGAACAATCGACCGCTCTAGAAAAATGCCTCCCCCCCTCTATAAGCATACGTATATATGTGCATACACCTCTACCATCTGTCGGTAGAATAATCAGGAAAGAGGGAATTGTCGTATTGTATTTGTACGATCAGAACGGTCAACTATGTAAGTTCGCCGGCGGGAAGCACCGACACAGAGACGACCCTAAACACGGGGAGGCCTCGGCGGAAGGCAAAACGAGAGGAGGTGGGATTTGCGTCTCCGAGACCTTTTGAgacacttttatttttatatttgccGGATAAAAAACACTAATGCCGTAGAATTGCTGTTTTACCCtcacaatacatatatatatatattatgtccAACTCCAACGATCCGTGATGTTTATCATTGCAAGCGGAACCATGTTTGTCGGCCCCAAAATCTGCCAATTTAATGGATTAGTTAACAATTTACCCCTTGGAAACAAACTATTGTCTATTGGGTGTGGTTCATTATCGAACTGGAGAGCTATATCCTTCCTTGTCAAAGAGTCATTATATGATGTTTAAACCATATTAAAGCGTCATTATATGATGCGTGTTAGCATAACAGTTGAAGCGTTTTAGTACTATTTGAAGGGTATTACTACACTATTTTCAGTACATTAAATTGCGTATCAAGTATTACTACTCATTGATTGTTAAATAACATAACCAATTCACCTTTTTGACCTTTGAATCAAACCTACACACACATGTGCTTCTAATCTGATTATAGCTCAAACCATAATTCATGGTGAACTTGGTACAATCCAATGCTAAGTCAAGCTATTTAACtagaaaaagattaaatttgTCAAATGtaaaaaactttaataaatttGGTGAAGAGAATCACTAGTACGCCGgtacaagtaaaaataaaatttttatcatgtaTCAAAAATAAGCAacgaaatataatatacacgtcATGTATAATTTGGCTATTTAAGCAACATGTATATTTaacaattgaatacataaataaatacatacttgTTGCCCGATATGAGATTTATGGTGGTTCTAGTTTATCCACACTTAGTATACAGTAAGATATCATTCTGATCATCTTTTTCTATACTAAACACAAAGGATCTACGTATCACTAAAGTCCGTGTCTTAAAATTACACGCGTAACAAAAAAtgtgaaggaaagaaaaagagcgAGAGAAATGAAGGGACAGAGGCCCTACCcctatatttattaattttttctttccctctctttttttttcttctcccaattTCATACTTTTTCACGTATGTTGCCCTTGATTATTAtgtaatcaataattgatttacTATGCActcaataattgattttactATGCATTATATACTATGCGCTATGCACTATTTGCAATTCGTCTCTTATTgtgcaatcaataattaatttcacaCTATACACTATAAATTattactatgcactatgcaATTTTGGCAAAAATGGACAATGGTCACTTTTAACCAACTATTTTCAAAGACATATTAGGCACACGATGTCAATACCAAAATGCAACACTATATAATATttgactttttaggttcactaTCCGCTAGCAATCAGATAATACCAAAGCCTTTTTCGGTATTGATCAACCCCTTAATCCATTATCGAAACTTCTCCAAAACTCGACGATATTCTGAGAGTTCCTAAATATAGCATAACAACGGTTCAGGACAGTATAAATAatagtgaagtctcacttcaagtgaattTATTATAGTTGACAATTACCGTGTGTTATAATCCTTTCATCACTTAACGTCCTAACTGAGTGAGAGCCATGAAATGACAAACTTTCAAATTTAGTAATTGTATGTCATATCTCATTAATATGACCAGATGATATCTCAGAAAACACTTTTATTGATTTTCAATATGCCTTGGCCGAAGACTATTCATCATATCAATAATAGATCGCATATGACGTTCATCTCATCAAATACCGACGAGGGTGATGGATCATATTTTTAACACTTATCTTCATATACCAACAATATAAAACCATATAGATGAATGTTTCCATTTCCCAATTGGATGGTCCGGCTCATTAACAAAGCTCgcacactaatacacaaaacaacaatACATGTTTAAGTCTAATAATCAACACACCATTACAACCTGATAACTCAATCATTATCTACCAGGCCATGTGATCAGTCATCGATGTCACATTCAGCTAATCGTTTTTCAATAACCACTCATAATCGTTTTCCAATGACCACTCATAGGTTTACTAGCGACATCTCACGTTGTATGATGCATGAAACACCATCCTTTCATTGGTATCTCCATTTCGAACGAGATAGTAACCCCTATATTAGtacatactcgattaattaGACTTCTCATCTAAGGAATTTAAAGattatgaatagtttaagaaatttttttaccAGAAAATCCTATCACACAgtctcaatattttgaaaataagattttcaCACAAAAGATTTAGAAACTCATTCTataaatgattgaaaaaaatataaatatttttttttatcttttataaatttatacaaatatatatatatataatagatctAGAATTTGGCTTGCACAAAGGGTGCAAAATTTATGAGAAGGACGGGCAACAAATACAATGGTGGCGGACGGTGGCGACCCAAAAACTAATTTGTTGCAGAACAATGTTAGTGACACCGATTGTTATgattaaagggaaaaaaaaaaaattgcccaaatattacaaataacttaTCCTCGTTGAATAGtggtattattttattttatttcacttcaattagataaaattatctaaaaattactTACATTACACACCTGATAATgtcatgttaaaaaatattaattttcatctAAGCATCTACCAAACTAAACTAGCCTTTGGAACTAATTTATGATGTGAAACCCTAATTTACCCCCCCGCCACCAATTTTATGGTATCACCAAACTCGATTCAACCGCAGCCAGCCAGGACCCAGTGGGTTTCTTTCTTATTAATCTGATCCAACAGATAAGAGTTCAGCTCGCATGGCTCTTAGCTATCTCACAAAACTCAAGAAACGCACTGTTACTCTGACCCTTTCGCATTCCGATCTCATCCTCCACGCCCAACTTTTCCGCTTCTCCTCCCCCGCCGATGTCCGGCCGCAAACCACCCCGctgggaggaggaggaggaggagaggaaCAAGTCCGGGTTTTTGGTGGTAGCTCTCTGCCCCTGTCTCGTTTGCTTCATTTTACTTCTAATTGTCGTTTCGATTGTTCTCGTTGTCAAGTTCCACATCTTGTGCCACACTCCTCTCCACTCTGTATCATCTCTCTTGTACA
The sequence above is a segment of the Diospyros lotus cultivar Yz01 chromosome 7, ASM1463336v1, whole genome shotgun sequence genome. Coding sequences within it:
- the LOC127806127 gene encoding uncharacterized protein LOC127806127 isoform X2 yields the protein MRSIVRSVQQFRSAFWNRGENILSGLARSRNYSLSSSVGSVYKLTYNVEIGRYEHPSYMISRALSVDASELTNGEARRAGPLVEYERRIAAGELVDGDNSQVGTLRELQRLYDELVESAEACRLDRYAASQKASRRRWLWSRLIPQPLYSPVKGLYLYGGVGTGKTMLMDLFFNELPSSWRKKRIHFHDFMLDVHSRLRKHQGVEDPLEVVAAEIADESILLCLDEFMVTDVADALILNRLFGHLFSNSIILVATSNRAPDNLYEGGLQRDLFLPFISTLKERCVVHEIGSSIDYRKMTSAEQGYYFVGKELSGLLKEKFQELLREHTAHPQQVEVVMGRTLQVPLGANGCAYFPFEELCDRPLGAADYFGLFKSFHTLALEGVPIFGVHNRTAAYRFVTLVDVMYENKARLLCTAEGTPVELLERIVTIADAEKIAPRTSSRSRRTDDLDLCVDNELGFAKERTISRLTEMNSKEYLEQHHVMLVEKQQVLEDANAGALRA
- the LOC127806127 gene encoding uncharacterized protein LOC127806127 isoform X1, translating into MRSIVRSVQQFRSAFWNRGENILSGLARSRNYSLSSSVGSVYKLTYNVEIGRYEHPSYMISRALSVDASELTNGAEARRAGPLVEYERRIAAGELVDGDNSQVGTLRELQRLYDELVESAEACRLDRYAASQKASRRRWLWSRLIPQPLYSPVKGLYLYGGVGTGKTMLMDLFFNELPSSWRKKRIHFHDFMLDVHSRLRKHQGVEDPLEVVAAEIADESILLCLDEFMVTDVADALILNRLFGHLFSNSIILVATSNRAPDNLYEGGLQRDLFLPFISTLKERCVVHEIGSSIDYRKMTSAEQGYYFVGKELSGLLKEKFQELLREHTAHPQQVEVVMGRTLQVPLGANGCAYFPFEELCDRPLGAADYFGLFKSFHTLALEGVPIFGVHNRTAAYRFVTLVDVMYENKARLLCTAEGTPVELLERIVTIADAEKIAPRTSSRSRRTDDLDLCVDNELGFAKERTISRLTEMNSKEYLEQHHVMLVEKQQVLEDANAGALRA